Proteins encoded in a region of the Leifsonia poae genome:
- a CDS encoding ABC transporter permease produces the protein MSNRPITEAFALPPRARPRAVGLRRFWAAPRVRLGVVLLVATTLFAVFGGLLAPHDPTKPVGLPYAAPSAEAWLGTDQLGRDVLSRVLSGGIYIAWMAPTAAVLSVAVGAAVGLAAAYWGRGVDTVLMRAMDVLLAFPGILLTLLFVAVLGPTPWLLVSLVVVALIPGVARVIRGAALPVIGREYVQWAKAVGMPSRTILARELLPNVSSPLLVELGVRLMWAVGILASMSFIGYGIQPPASDWGLMVSENRAGLGIQPLAVLAPIVMIVIYTVSGNLIAEGAARVIARTEGTNR, from the coding sequence ATGAGCAACCGACCGATCACCGAGGCGTTCGCGCTTCCTCCGCGGGCCCGGCCGCGCGCCGTCGGTCTCCGACGCTTCTGGGCGGCGCCCCGCGTGCGCTTGGGGGTGGTGCTTCTTGTGGCGACGACGCTCTTCGCGGTCTTCGGCGGCCTGCTCGCCCCCCACGATCCGACGAAGCCGGTGGGTCTGCCGTATGCGGCACCGTCCGCAGAGGCGTGGCTCGGCACCGACCAGCTCGGTCGAGACGTGCTCTCACGAGTGTTGAGCGGCGGTATCTACATCGCCTGGATGGCGCCGACCGCGGCTGTGCTCTCCGTTGCGGTCGGCGCCGCGGTCGGATTGGCCGCCGCGTATTGGGGGCGCGGCGTCGACACGGTGCTCATGCGGGCGATGGATGTGCTTCTCGCCTTTCCCGGCATTCTGCTGACGCTGCTTTTCGTGGCTGTGCTGGGGCCGACGCCGTGGCTGCTGGTATCGCTCGTCGTGGTGGCACTGATCCCTGGGGTCGCCCGTGTCATCCGCGGGGCCGCGTTGCCGGTCATCGGCCGGGAGTACGTGCAGTGGGCCAAGGCGGTCGGGATGCCGAGCCGTACGATCCTCGCTCGCGAGCTGCTGCCGAACGTCTCGTCGCCGCTCCTCGTCGAGCTCGGGGTGCGTCTGATGTGGGCGGTGGGCATCCTCGCCTCGATGAGCTTCATCGGATACGGAATCCAGCCCCCGGCCTCGGATTGGGGCCTCATGGTCAGCGAGAACCGCGCCGGGCTCGGCATCCAACCGCTGGCCGTACTCGCGCCCATCGTCATGATCGTGATCTACACCGTGTCGGGCAACCTCATCGCCGAGGGCGCCGCACGGGTGATCGCACGAACGGAAGGAACGAACCGATGA
- a CDS encoding ABC transporter ATP-binding protein, whose translation MTAALQVSHLTIARESDGALIVDDLSFTLQPGEVMGVVGESGSGKSTVSLGLLGYARPGARITAGSVAVDGVELLTLTGTALRDARRRLVAYVAQDPATALNPSLSLVTQLTESLDGPREENLARVREVLQTVGLPSDDAFLRRKPRQLSGGQQQRIAIAMAVVARPRVIVLDEPTTGLDVSTQAKVLALVKRLCVDFSIAAIYVSHDLAVVGDVADTVTVMYGGQVVELASAADALTRPLHPYSRALLDAVPTARERQVLRPIRGRAPGVGESADGCVFRERCDFATAACASRPALREVRSGGLVRCIRAEEIERLPHRRRIVDRPDRPAVVCRPATLEAEGIDAYYGDRQVLFGVSVDVEPGRCLAIVGESGSGKTTLSRCLIGLHEQYTGALRFDGQPLPLTARERSHAARKQLQYVFQNPFGSLNPRRTVGSSLSAALGLFEDLGARGTAGRVSEALERVEIPSRLAGMYPAELSGGQRQRVAIARALACRPSLLICDEVTSALDVSVQASVIELLRSLLDDGLAMIFVTHDLSVVRSIADNVAVLSEGFVVERGETAAVLDEPHHPYTQALLADTLELPEAFVG comes from the coding sequence ATGACCGCCGCCCTGCAGGTCTCGCATCTGACCATCGCGCGGGAGTCCGACGGCGCACTCATCGTCGATGATCTCTCATTCACCCTGCAACCGGGGGAGGTGATGGGCGTCGTCGGTGAATCGGGGTCGGGAAAAAGTACGGTCTCCCTCGGCCTTCTCGGCTACGCGCGCCCAGGAGCCCGGATCACCGCGGGATCGGTCGCGGTTGACGGTGTCGAGCTTCTCACCCTGACCGGCACAGCACTCCGGGATGCACGCCGTCGGCTGGTCGCCTATGTTGCCCAGGACCCGGCCACGGCCCTCAACCCGTCGCTCTCGTTGGTCACTCAGCTCACGGAGAGTCTCGACGGGCCGCGTGAGGAGAACCTCGCTCGCGTTCGGGAGGTGCTGCAGACCGTCGGGCTCCCGAGCGACGACGCGTTCCTGCGCCGCAAGCCGCGTCAACTCTCCGGCGGGCAGCAGCAGCGCATCGCCATCGCGATGGCGGTGGTCGCGCGGCCCCGGGTGATCGTGCTCGACGAACCGACGACCGGGCTCGACGTCTCCACGCAGGCCAAGGTGCTCGCCCTGGTGAAGCGGTTGTGTGTCGACTTCAGCATCGCTGCGATCTATGTCAGTCACGACCTCGCGGTCGTCGGCGATGTGGCGGACACGGTCACGGTCATGTACGGCGGTCAGGTCGTCGAGCTGGCCTCGGCGGCGGACGCGCTGACTCGGCCGCTGCATCCGTACTCCCGCGCGTTGCTCGACGCGGTGCCGACGGCTCGGGAGCGTCAGGTGCTCCGGCCGATCCGTGGCCGGGCACCCGGGGTGGGGGAGAGCGCCGACGGCTGTGTCTTCCGTGAGCGCTGCGATTTCGCGACCGCCGCCTGCGCCAGCCGACCCGCTCTCCGCGAGGTGCGGTCCGGCGGGCTCGTGCGATGCATCCGCGCCGAGGAGATCGAGAGGCTTCCGCACCGCCGACGGATCGTCGACCGACCGGACCGGCCTGCGGTGGTCTGCCGGCCGGCGACGCTGGAGGCCGAGGGTATCGATGCCTACTACGGCGACAGGCAGGTGCTGTTCGGCGTGTCCGTGGACGTAGAACCCGGGCGCTGTTTGGCGATCGTCGGCGAATCGGGCAGCGGGAAGACCACGCTCTCGCGCTGCCTGATCGGTCTGCACGAACAGTACACAGGGGCGTTGCGTTTCGATGGGCAGCCCCTGCCGTTGACCGCGCGCGAGCGTTCTCATGCCGCGCGGAAACAGCTCCAATACGTCTTCCAGAACCCGTTCGGGTCGCTCAACCCGCGCAGAACCGTTGGATCGAGCCTGTCGGCCGCGCTCGGATTGTTCGAAGATCTCGGTGCGCGCGGGACGGCCGGCCGGGTCTCCGAAGCGCTCGAGCGGGTTGAGATCCCGTCGCGTCTGGCCGGGATGTATCCGGCGGAGCTCTCCGGTGGGCAGCGGCAACGCGTGGCGATCGCCCGGGCACTGGCCTGCCGGCCATCCCTGCTGATCTGCGACGAGGTGACCAGTGCTCTGGATGTGTCGGTCCAGGCGTCGGTGATCGAACTGCTGCGCTCCCTCCTGGACGACGGCCTGGCCATGATCTTCGTCACCCATGATCTCTCCGTGGTGCGCAGCATCGCCGACAACGTCGCTGTGCTGAGCGAGGGGTTCGTGGTGGAGCGCGGGGAGACGGCGGCCGTGCTCGACGAGCCGCACCATCCGTATACGCAGGCTCTGCTGGCCGACACGCTCGAGCTGCCCGAGGCTTTCGTCGGCTGA
- a CDS encoding DmpA family aminopeptidase, whose translation MTARARDLGIPVGSLPSGIHNAITDVAGVRVGHTTLITGDGPLDVGAGPVRTGVTVIIPRDEPWSHPLFAAPFRLNGNGELTGLEWVRESGTLTSYIGLTNTHSVGVVRDALVADEARRRNGDRGFFSLPVVGETWDGVLNDINGFHVRPEHVHAAIAAATTGPVAEGSVGSGTGMMAHGFKGGIGTASRVVPEESGGYTVGVLVQANHGARSRLTIGGVRVGELFDRDLPPVERFLDRIGEEEGSIIVVVATDAPLLPTQCARLAKRAALGIGRTGGAGENGSGDLVLCFSATNDTLAGGFERGAALTSTIEVLANEHIDPLFYATIEATEEAILNAMLASPTFVGVDGFTAPGLPHDLLLSYFA comes from the coding sequence ATGACCGCCCGCGCCCGCGATCTCGGCATCCCGGTCGGCTCCCTTCCGAGCGGCATCCACAACGCGATCACCGATGTCGCCGGCGTGAGGGTAGGCCACACCACGCTCATCACGGGCGACGGGCCGCTGGACGTCGGAGCGGGACCGGTGCGCACCGGCGTGACGGTGATCATCCCGCGGGACGAACCCTGGTCGCATCCCCTGTTCGCGGCGCCGTTCCGCCTCAACGGCAACGGGGAGCTCACCGGGCTGGAGTGGGTGCGCGAGTCCGGCACCCTCACCAGCTACATCGGCCTCACCAACACCCACAGTGTCGGCGTCGTGCGTGACGCACTCGTCGCGGACGAGGCACGACGTCGCAACGGCGATCGCGGATTCTTCTCCCTTCCCGTGGTCGGCGAGACCTGGGACGGGGTTCTGAACGACATCAACGGGTTCCATGTGCGCCCCGAGCACGTCCACGCGGCGATCGCGGCGGCGACGACCGGCCCCGTCGCCGAAGGCAGCGTCGGCAGTGGCACCGGGATGATGGCCCACGGCTTCAAAGGGGGGATCGGAACCGCATCCCGTGTCGTCCCCGAAGAGTCGGGTGGATACACCGTCGGCGTGCTCGTGCAGGCCAACCACGGCGCGCGCTCCCGCTTGACGATCGGCGGCGTGCGCGTGGGCGAGCTCTTCGACCGCGACCTGCCCCCGGTCGAGCGTTTCCTCGACCGGATCGGCGAAGAGGAGGGCTCGATCATCGTCGTCGTCGCGACCGACGCCCCGCTCCTGCCGACGCAGTGCGCCCGCCTGGCCAAGCGGGCCGCGCTGGGCATCGGCCGCACCGGCGGGGCCGGTGAGAACGGCAGCGGCGACCTCGTGCTCTGCTTCAGTGCGACGAACGACACCCTCGCCGGCGGATTCGAGCGCGGCGCGGCGCTGACGAGCACGATCGAGGTCCTCGCCAACGAGCACATCGATCCGCTCTTCTACGCCACCATCGAGGCCACAGAGGAGGCCATCCTGAACGCCATGCTCGCTTCGCCCACCTTCGTCGGGGTCGACGGATTCACGGCCCCCGGTCTGCCGCACGACCTCCTTCTCTCCTACTTCGCCTGA
- a CDS encoding nuclear transport factor 2 family protein, translated as MSNADIVRAHYDASRRGDLPGMVADFAHDIVWTECAGFPTAGTYIGPEAVIDGVFGPTAAEWDGFAVSVDRLVVQDDAVVAIGRYTATHRGTRRCLDTRTVHLWTLADGRIIGFEQIADSQLAAEAAGA; from the coding sequence ATGAGCAATGCCGACATCGTCCGAGCCCACTACGACGCCTCACGGCGAGGCGACCTGCCCGGCATGGTCGCCGACTTCGCACACGACATCGTGTGGACCGAATGCGCCGGCTTCCCGACCGCGGGAACCTACATCGGGCCGGAGGCCGTGATCGACGGCGTGTTCGGGCCGACCGCCGCCGAATGGGACGGGTTCGCGGTCTCGGTCGACCGTCTCGTCGTGCAAGACGACGCTGTCGTCGCCATCGGCCGGTACACGGCCACGCACCGCGGCACGCGCCGTTGCCTGGACACGCGCACAGTGCACCTCTGGACGCTCGCCGACGGACGGATCATCGGCTTCGAACAGATCGCCGACTCGCAGCTCGCCGCCGAAGCGGCCGGCGCATGA